The following are encoded in a window of Primulina eburnea isolate SZY01 chromosome 4, ASM2296580v1, whole genome shotgun sequence genomic DNA:
- the LOC140830949 gene encoding uncharacterized protein isoform X1: MLRYIVEEPAEDAVSRRTFKFPFIACEIFTCEIDVILKTLVEEDELMDLLFSFLEPSRPHSTLLAGYFSKVVVCLMLRKTIPLMNYVKAHQEVFVQLVDLIGITSIMEVLVRLVGADDQLYPSSLDVMQWLTSSNLLEMIVDKLNILSSPEVHANAAETLCAITRNAPSPMFTKLSSPSFVERIFAHALEDSQSKSSLVHSLSVCISLLDPKRSISSPVMYSFRSQHTYESTINVNPDTVDAMLPKLGDLLILLNVSSDEKMLPTTYGELRPPLGKHRLKIVEFIAVLLKTGNLVAEKELVNSGTIERVLNLFFEYPYNNALHHHVESIVYSCLDSTDVAIRDHLLLECHLVKKILQTEKSPMLSGDLGQPTVPTSGRQAPKAGYFGHLTRISNKLVQLGNNDTRIQMHLQENSEWNEWLSTGLQERNMMENVYRWACGRPTALHDRNRESDEEDVHDRDYDVAALANNLSQAFRYTMYDNDDAEGHGSLDRDDEDVYFDDESAEVVISSLRLGNEQGSLFTNSNWFAFQDDDRNGDVSMRASTSSYMMDDNNLNGTSNSNSSSDDEVVVGEDDELESKISAHGSSSPNAKVFQGFNAISNKGSESFAETKNSITPGDSAFFPFENPDSDDPFGEDRPIPEWVAWGETSDFQVGGSTVNPFDDPTDVNNNLANSAKVSSPPVPPSSSDDSISNGTTSTSKDSSDSSSKSDSSNKGATVPSLFEEDVEFVGVELEGTEKAMEQALKEGIVGEAGPMKRNTVSKKTEKGDSDNDGAVTKEFSDSNYWKVEHEVAVLE; encoded by the exons ATGCTGCGATATATTGTAGAGGAGCCCGCGGAGGATGCAGTCAGCAGGCGGACTTTCAA GTTTCCTTTCATTGCCTGTGAAATTTTTACATGTGAAATTGATGTCATCTTGAAGACATTGGTGGAGGAAGATGAG CTCATGGATTTGCTCTTTTCTTTCCTGGAACCAAGCCGTCCTCATAGTACATTGTTGGCTGGATATTTCAGCAAG GTTGTAGTGTGCCTCATGCTGCGGAAAACTATTCCCCTCATGAATTACGTCAAG GCTCACCAAGAAGTGTTTGTGCAGCTGGTCGATTTGATTGGTATCACGTCCATCATGGAG GTTTTGGTACGACTTGTAGGTGCAGATGATCAACTTTATCCCAGTTCTTTGGATGTGATGCAGTGGCTGACGAGTAGCAATTTATTAGAAATGATTGTGGATAAACTTAATATTTTG AGTTCTCCTGAAGTGCATGCTAACGCAGCAGAAACTTTATGTGCTATAACCAGAAATGCACCATCACCTATGTTCACTaaactgtccagtccaag TTTTGTTGAGAGGATCTTTGCCCATGCACTTGAAgactcacaatcaaaatcttcccttGTTCACTCACTATCTGTCTGTATTTCATTGTTGGATCCGAAGAGATCGATTTCTTCACCAGTGATGTATTCTTTCAGAAGTCAACACACGTATGAATCAACGATAAATGTTAACCCCGATACTGTTGATGCAATGCTTCCAAAACTTG GGGACTTGCTTATTCTTTTGAATGTCTCATCGGATGAAAAGATGCTACCAACAACATATGGTGAACTGAGACCCCCTCTTGGAAAACATCGTCTAAAG ATCGTCGAATTCATTGCGGTGCTTCTTAAAACTGGCAACTTGGTGGCAGAGAAAGAATTGGTTAACTCAGGAACTATTGAGAGAGTCCTGAATCTCTTTTTTGA ATATCCATACAACAATGCTTTGCATCACCACGTGGAGAGCATAGTATATTCTTGCTTGGACAGCACAGATGTTGCCATTCGTGATCATCTTCTCCTGGAGTGCCATTTGGTTAAAAAAATTCTTCAAACAGAGAAAAGTCCCATGCTCTCTGGTGATCTTGGTCAg CCAACTGTGCCAACATCTGGGAGGCAGGCTCCTAAGGCTGGATACTTTGGACACCTAACAAGAATATCAAATAAATTAGTTCAGTTGGGAAACAATGATACTCGAATTCAAATGCATCTTCAG GAAAATAGTGAGTGGAACGAGTGGCTCTCCACTGGCTTACAGGAGCGCAATATGATGGAGAACGTTTATCGATGGGCTTGCGG GCGACCCACTGCATTGCATGACAGGAACAGAGAGAGTGATGAAGAAGACGTTCATGATAGGGATTATGATGTTGCAGCTCTGGCAAATAATTTGAGCCAAGCATTTAGATACACCATGTATGATAATGATGATGCTGAG GGTCATGGATCTCTTGATCGTGATGATGAG GATGTCTACTTTGATGATGAATCTGCTGAAGTCGTGATTTCATCCCTAAGGTTGGGTAATGAGCAAGGGAG CTTGTTCACAAATTCCAACTGGTTTGCATTCCAAGATGATGATAGAAATGGAGACGTGAGTATGAGAGCATCAACGTCATCTTACATGATGgatgataataacctgaatggAACATCAAACAGTAACAGCAGTAGTGATGATGAGGTAGTAGTTGGGGAGGATGATGAGTTGGAGAGCAAAATTTCTGCCCATGGCTCATCTAGTCCCAATGCAAAAGTCTTCCAAGGATTTAATGCCATCAGTAACAAGGGAAGCGAGTCATTTGCCGAAACCAAGAACAGCATTACCCCTGGTGACTCGGCTTTCTTTCCCTTCGAGAATCCAGACAGTGACGACCCATTTGGAGAAGATAGACCTATACCCGAATGGGTGGCATGGGGTGAAACATCCGATTTTCAAGTTGGTGGCTCTACTGTGAATCCATTTGATGATCCGACTGATGTTAACAACAATCTTGCAAATTCAGCAAAGGTGAGCTCTCCCCCTGTACCTCCATCTTCTAGTGACGACTCCATATCAAACGGGACAACATCTACTTCTAAAGATTCCAGTGATAGCTCATCTAAATCTGATTCAAGTAACAAAGGTGCTACTGTACCCTCGTTGTTTGAAGAGGATGTTGAATTTGTGGGAGTGGAATTAGAGGGCACAGAGAAGGCAATGGAACAAGCTCTGAAGGAAGGGATTGTGGGAGAAGCTGGGCCAATGAAAAGAAACACTGTTTCGAAGAAAACAGAAAAGGGGGATTCAGACAATGATGGTGCAGTGACGAAGGAATTCAGCGATTCTAACTATTGGAAAGTTGAGCATGAGGTCGCGGTGTTGGAGTAA
- the LOC140830949 gene encoding uncharacterized protein isoform X2: MFWKLTSLSASSPFDSVLDKENSTLEDLLDEEEIIQECKALNSRLINFLRDRAQVEQMLRYIVEEPAEDAVSRRTFKFPFIACEIFTCEIDVILKTLVEEDELMDLLFSFLEPSRPHSTLLAGYFSKVVVCLMLRKTIPLMNYVKAHQEVFVQLVDLIGITSIMEVLVRLVGADDQLYPSSLDVMQWLTSSNLLEMIVDKLNILSSPEVHANAAETLCAITRNAPSPMFTKLSSPSFVERIFAHALEDSQSKSSLVHSLSVCISLLDPKRSISSPVMYSFRSQHTYESTINVNPDTVDAMLPKLGDLLILLNVSSDEKMLPTTYGELRPPLGKHRLKIVEFIAVLLKTGNLVAEKELVNSGTIERVLNLFFEYPYNNALHHHVESIVYSCLDSTDVAIRDHLLLECHLVKKILQTEKSPMLSGDLGQPTVPTSGRQAPKAGYFGHLTRISNKLVQLGNNDTRIQMHLQENSEWNEWLSTGLQERNMMENVYRWACGRPTALHDRNRESDEEDVHDRDYDVAALANNLSQAFRYTMYDNDDAEGHGSLDRDDEDVYFDDESAEVVISSLRLGNEQGSLFTNSNWFAFQDDDRNGDVSMRASTSSYMMDDNNLNGTSNSNSSSDDEVVVGEDDELESKISAHGSSSPNAKVFQGFNAISNKGSESFAETKNSITPGDSAFFPFENPDSDDPFGEDRPIPEWVAWGETSDFQVGGSTVNPFDDPTDVNNNLANSAKVSSPPVPPSSSDDSISNGTTSTSKDSSDSSSKSDSSNKGATVPSLFEEDVEFVGVELEGTEKAMEQALKEGIVGEAGPMKRNTVSKKTEKGDSDNDGAVTKEFSDSNYWKVEHEVAVLE, translated from the exons TTGAT TCAGTGCTGGACAAGGAAAATTCTACATTGGAAGACCTTTTGGACGAAGAAGAGATAATTCAAGAATGCAAAGCATTAAACAGCAGACTTATAAATTT TTTGAGAGATCGGGCTCAGGTTGAACAGATGCTGCGATATATTGTAGAGGAGCCCGCGGAGGATGCAGTCAGCAGGCGGACTTTCAA GTTTCCTTTCATTGCCTGTGAAATTTTTACATGTGAAATTGATGTCATCTTGAAGACATTGGTGGAGGAAGATGAG CTCATGGATTTGCTCTTTTCTTTCCTGGAACCAAGCCGTCCTCATAGTACATTGTTGGCTGGATATTTCAGCAAG GTTGTAGTGTGCCTCATGCTGCGGAAAACTATTCCCCTCATGAATTACGTCAAG GCTCACCAAGAAGTGTTTGTGCAGCTGGTCGATTTGATTGGTATCACGTCCATCATGGAG GTTTTGGTACGACTTGTAGGTGCAGATGATCAACTTTATCCCAGTTCTTTGGATGTGATGCAGTGGCTGACGAGTAGCAATTTATTAGAAATGATTGTGGATAAACTTAATATTTTG AGTTCTCCTGAAGTGCATGCTAACGCAGCAGAAACTTTATGTGCTATAACCAGAAATGCACCATCACCTATGTTCACTaaactgtccagtccaag TTTTGTTGAGAGGATCTTTGCCCATGCACTTGAAgactcacaatcaaaatcttcccttGTTCACTCACTATCTGTCTGTATTTCATTGTTGGATCCGAAGAGATCGATTTCTTCACCAGTGATGTATTCTTTCAGAAGTCAACACACGTATGAATCAACGATAAATGTTAACCCCGATACTGTTGATGCAATGCTTCCAAAACTTG GGGACTTGCTTATTCTTTTGAATGTCTCATCGGATGAAAAGATGCTACCAACAACATATGGTGAACTGAGACCCCCTCTTGGAAAACATCGTCTAAAG ATCGTCGAATTCATTGCGGTGCTTCTTAAAACTGGCAACTTGGTGGCAGAGAAAGAATTGGTTAACTCAGGAACTATTGAGAGAGTCCTGAATCTCTTTTTTGA ATATCCATACAACAATGCTTTGCATCACCACGTGGAGAGCATAGTATATTCTTGCTTGGACAGCACAGATGTTGCCATTCGTGATCATCTTCTCCTGGAGTGCCATTTGGTTAAAAAAATTCTTCAAACAGAGAAAAGTCCCATGCTCTCTGGTGATCTTGGTCAg CCAACTGTGCCAACATCTGGGAGGCAGGCTCCTAAGGCTGGATACTTTGGACACCTAACAAGAATATCAAATAAATTAGTTCAGTTGGGAAACAATGATACTCGAATTCAAATGCATCTTCAG GAAAATAGTGAGTGGAACGAGTGGCTCTCCACTGGCTTACAGGAGCGCAATATGATGGAGAACGTTTATCGATGGGCTTGCGG GCGACCCACTGCATTGCATGACAGGAACAGAGAGAGTGATGAAGAAGACGTTCATGATAGGGATTATGATGTTGCAGCTCTGGCAAATAATTTGAGCCAAGCATTTAGATACACCATGTATGATAATGATGATGCTGAG GGTCATGGATCTCTTGATCGTGATGATGAG GATGTCTACTTTGATGATGAATCTGCTGAAGTCGTGATTTCATCCCTAAGGTTGGGTAATGAGCAAGGGAG CTTGTTCACAAATTCCAACTGGTTTGCATTCCAAGATGATGATAGAAATGGAGACGTGAGTATGAGAGCATCAACGTCATCTTACATGATGgatgataataacctgaatggAACATCAAACAGTAACAGCAGTAGTGATGATGAGGTAGTAGTTGGGGAGGATGATGAGTTGGAGAGCAAAATTTCTGCCCATGGCTCATCTAGTCCCAATGCAAAAGTCTTCCAAGGATTTAATGCCATCAGTAACAAGGGAAGCGAGTCATTTGCCGAAACCAAGAACAGCATTACCCCTGGTGACTCGGCTTTCTTTCCCTTCGAGAATCCAGACAGTGACGACCCATTTGGAGAAGATAGACCTATACCCGAATGGGTGGCATGGGGTGAAACATCCGATTTTCAAGTTGGTGGCTCTACTGTGAATCCATTTGATGATCCGACTGATGTTAACAACAATCTTGCAAATTCAGCAAAGGTGAGCTCTCCCCCTGTACCTCCATCTTCTAGTGACGACTCCATATCAAACGGGACAACATCTACTTCTAAAGATTCCAGTGATAGCTCATCTAAATCTGATTCAAGTAACAAAGGTGCTACTGTACCCTCGTTGTTTGAAGAGGATGTTGAATTTGTGGGAGTGGAATTAGAGGGCACAGAGAAGGCAATGGAACAAGCTCTGAAGGAAGGGATTGTGGGAGAAGCTGGGCCAATGAAAAGAAACACTGTTTCGAAGAAAACAGAAAAGGGGGATTCAGACAATGATGGTGCAGTGACGAAGGAATTCAGCGATTCTAACTATTGGAAAGTTGAGCATGAGGTCGCGGTGTTGGAGTAA